The segment GCACCAACGGCCGCACGGCCCGTTCGCTCTTTACGGACATCGCCCAGGACAAGGACTACGACCTTTCCACTACCGCGGAAGTGTATCTAAGCTTCAACGACCCCGATGGCGCGGCGGTGATGCCGCGTTCCTGCGCCGCCTTGAAAAGTCCGCTGCCGTTGTTGTGGGTGGTGGGATTGGGGGATCCCCTGCGCCACCTGGGCCGTGCCTATGCTTTCTCCAAGGCTCCTGCGCACCGCATGAGCCGGTATGAGGAGGTGGAGGCCGACCATGCCGGTGTGCCGAAAAAAGCCTCGCGCCTGACCGCCGAGTGGCTGCGCGACATGGTTTGCGCTCCGGCGTGTCCCTAGCCGCAATCCGTGGCTGTCACGACTGGATGATATGGGCGGGGTCGCTGTAGATCCAGAAGCTGTCTTCCTTGATGTTGCCGATGAGCGTTATGCCGATGGAGCGCGCCAACTCCACCGAAAAACTGGTGGCCACGGCGGTGGACGCCAGGAGCGGCGTCCCAATGCGCACGGTCTTGAGCAGAATTTCCGAAGCCACCCGTCCTGTGGAGACGATCATCTTGTCCGCCGTGGGAATCCCCTCCAAAAAGCATTCGCCAACGATCATGTCGATGGCGTTGTGCCGCCCGATGTCCTCGCGGAAGAGCAACATGCGTTCGGCCATGCACAACGACGAATTGTGGCAGCCGCGCGTGCGGGCGTACAGGGTGCTGCGCCGCTTGAGCTCCGTTGCAAGGGCCAGGATCTGCGCCGGAGTCACCTTGAGGTCCGAGGTGACCCTTCGCCTGGAGATGGTGGCCACGTTGCGGTCGAAGTTGGTTCCCTTGCCGCAGCCGCTGGTGATGGAGCGCTGGATGGTGCGGCCGTCTGCCCACGGGTCGTGGCGTACGGACACCCTGGCCGTGATGCGCGCTCCCTCGTCCTGAACGTCCACAGCAAGCAATTGAGAGGGATCGGAAATGAGCGCATCGCTTTTGAGGAACCCCACCGCCAGATGTCGCGGGTATTTCCCTGTACACAAAAGCGTCACGACTTCGCGGTCGTTCAGATAGATGGTGAGGGGCACCTCGCGGATGGCCTCAATGGTCATGCGCCTGTCTCCGCTGGCCCTGCATTCCGTAATTTCGTACATGAGTCCGTCGGTCATGGTCGGTCCTGCCTGAGGAAAGTGGGGGCGTTTCAGCCTGGTGGGCCATGCAGATTGGTACATGCAAACGGACAGCCGCGCCAGGGGGGGCGGCTGCTGCGCACATTCTTTTTTTGCAGGCATGTGAGTGGTCCGATCATTGCTTCGCAGGTGAGGGCGGCGGGACGCCTCGCCGGTGGAACTGCCAGCTGCAACACGCCGGAAATGCGCGCCATTGCCATGCCCGTTGCGCTGATTTATAGCTGGATGCATGGGCTTTGCCGATGCGAATCGTGACAAGGGGGACCGGATGCGTCCAGTGATGCGACTTATTTTTGCGCTTTGCGCCATGTTTTTGCTCAGTGCGCCCGCACATGCGGCCGAGGGCCGCCATGCCCTGGTCATCGGCAACTCCGCCTATGACCGCAAGCCCCTCAAAAATCCCGTCAACGATGCCCGCGACATGGCCGCCGCGTTGGAACGCCTGGGCTTTGACGTGTTGCTCAGAACGGACGTTGGCCAACGGAACATGGAGGAGGCCATCCGAGACTTCGGCGTCAAGCTCAAAGGGGGCGGGGTCGGCATATTCTATTATGCCGGCCACGGCATCCAGGTGAATGGCGCCAACTATCTCGTGCCCATCGGGGCGCGCCTGGCCAGCGAATCCGATGCGCGTTACGAGTGCGTGGACGCGGGACGCGTGCTGGGCAAGATGGAGGACGCGGGCAACGAACTGAACATCGTCATCCTGGACGCCTGCCGCAACAATCCCTTCGCCAGCAGCTTCCGGTCGGCGGACCAGGGCTTGGCCCGCATGGACGCGCCCACGGGGTCGCTTGTGGCCTACGCCACGGCTCCGAACTCGGTGGCCTCGGACGGGGGCGGCAGAAACGGCCTGTACACCAAGCACCTGCTCAAGAATCTCAACACGCCCGGAGTGCCGATCGAGGAAGTGTTCAAGCGCGTGCGCATCGGCGTCATGGGGGAAACGGGGAAGAAGCAGGTGCCCTGGGAGTCCTCGTCATTGGCGGGGTACTTTTACCTTGCAGGTGGGCAGCCCCAGGGACAGGCGGCCGTGGCGGCAAGTCAGCTTGC is part of the Humidesulfovibrio mexicanus genome and harbors:
- the fdhD gene encoding formate dehydrogenase accessory sulfurtransferase FdhD translates to MTDGLMYEITECRASGDRRMTIEAIREVPLTIYLNDREVVTLLCTGKYPRHLAVGFLKSDALISDPSQLLAVDVQDEGARITARVSVRHDPWADGRTIQRSITSGCGKGTNFDRNVATISRRRVTSDLKVTPAQILALATELKRRSTLYARTRGCHNSSLCMAERMLLFREDIGRHNAIDMIVGECFLEGIPTADKMIVSTGRVASEILLKTVRIGTPLLASTAVATSFSVELARSIGITLIGNIKEDSFWIYSDPAHIIQS